The following are encoded in a window of candidate division KSB1 bacterium genomic DNA:
- a CDS encoding zf-HC2 domain-containing protein, translating to MNHKTLRKLVLLSVDGTLSKQEQALAQKHIKECARCAADLQRLSKIQQTVKEFPAPKVRPFFAQRVMAEYRASAKERFWTVFEGIPRPLLFAALSVSIMLIFLTIPQSARETESLNLFTQFYSTEVPYSLESDEQALAFLIKNELPSTTGERQ from the coding sequence ATGAACCATAAAACATTGCGTAAGCTTGTGCTGCTGTCAGTCGACGGCACATTGAGCAAGCAAGAGCAGGCGCTTGCGCAAAAACACATCAAAGAATGCGCGCGGTGTGCAGCCGATTTGCAACGGTTATCGAAAATTCAGCAAACGGTCAAAGAATTCCCTGCACCCAAAGTCAGACCCTTTTTCGCACAGCGCGTTATGGCCGAATACCGCGCTTCGGCAAAGGAGCGCTTCTGGACCGTCTTTGAAGGAATACCCAGGCCGCTCCTCTTTGCGGCGCTTTCGGTATCGATTATGCTGATTTTTTTGACGATTCCGCAGTCTGCAAGGGAGACCGAATCACTGAATCTGTTTACGCAGTTCTATTCTACCGAGGTTCCTTATTCTTTGGAATCCGATGAGCAGGCTTTGGCGTTTTTGATCAAGAATGAATTGCCCAGCACAACGGGAGAACGGCAATGA
- a CDS encoding sigma-70 family RNA polymerase sigma factor produces the protein ALTQLIELYAPFVHRLIFSIVRDDSVVEDLAQDAFIKMLMAIENYEFRAPFKSWLTRIAVNVCRDHLRKKKVRSIMNFFKVNEETNEEQSFMDEAPNPVMLLEKDERKKILLRAMERLPASSRMILVLRELNQLSYEEIAAALGWKMGTVKSRLFRARQELLQELAPYREDLL, from the coding sequence CGGCTTTGACACAGCTGATCGAACTATATGCTCCTTTTGTGCATCGTTTGATCTTTTCGATCGTTCGAGATGATTCGGTGGTTGAAGACCTGGCTCAAGACGCCTTTATCAAGATGTTGATGGCCATCGAAAACTATGAGTTCAGAGCGCCCTTCAAGTCGTGGCTGACGCGCATCGCCGTCAACGTCTGCCGAGATCATCTCCGCAAGAAAAAGGTGCGCAGCATCATGAACTTTTTCAAGGTAAACGAAGAAACCAATGAAGAGCAGTCCTTTATGGACGAAGCACCGAATCCGGTGATGCTGCTGGAAAAGGATGAAAGGAAAAAAATTTTGTTGCGGGCGATGGAACGGCTTCCTGCCTCATCCCGCATGATTCTTGTTCTGAGAGAATTGAACCAGCTCTCCTATGAAGAAATTGCAGCCGCATTGGGGTGGAAGATGGGAACAGTAAAATCTCGTCTTTTCCGCGCCAGGCAGGAATTGCTGCAGGAGTTGGCCCCTTATCGGGAGGATTTGTTATGA